One segment of Anatilimnocola aggregata DNA contains the following:
- a CDS encoding DUF1552 domain-containing protein, producing MKRNPISRRTLLKSASAVLALPSLEVMASDASKGDAAVPPPRFAFFYVPFGVNTTTWFPVATGAEHDFSPALEPLRQFKSDLTILGGLHHHRPGITGHLTMDSHLTGTNPTRGFNTQSFDQLLADRIGKKSYLKSMVLSTAGGTGSPGESKTLSFNKAGAPLAADKSPRAVFNKLFPPADQADRDALRKRLLRRTSILDALRDETRAFMRPLGQPDRDKMNEYLTSVREVEHTIQIREEQLRRGPPAGDAAALALQASPSNNMEERRAYIRCMFDLIYLGFVADTTRVASYALTDEKQGGFTDWSDLCGRGGPTDWHQIVHRHAEPEMSATRQTQIDRWLVEQFAYLVGRLKSTSEGEGTLLDRCMLLYGSGNSRTHLHRNLPLVLAGGNAFHLKHGQYLTYVVKNRLEAAVVVSEEVKKSSYALLEEGSAPFANLFVTMARQAGIDIPGFADSTGVITDLLA from the coding sequence ATGAAACGCAATCCGATCTCGCGTCGCACCTTGCTCAAGAGCGCGTCGGCGGTGCTCGCTTTGCCCTCCCTGGAAGTGATGGCGAGCGACGCGAGCAAGGGCGATGCGGCAGTTCCCCCGCCGCGGTTCGCGTTCTTCTACGTGCCGTTCGGTGTCAACACCACGACCTGGTTTCCCGTGGCGACCGGTGCTGAGCACGATTTCTCGCCGGCGCTTGAGCCGCTGCGTCAGTTCAAGTCCGATCTGACGATTCTCGGCGGGCTGCACCACCACCGACCGGGAATCACCGGCCACCTGACAATGGACAGCCATCTGACCGGAACCAATCCGACCAGGGGCTTCAACACGCAATCGTTCGATCAGTTGCTCGCCGACAGGATCGGGAAAAAAAGTTATTTGAAATCGATGGTCCTCTCCACGGCCGGCGGCACCGGTTCCCCGGGAGAGTCCAAAACTCTGTCGTTCAACAAGGCCGGGGCACCTTTGGCAGCGGACAAATCCCCGCGGGCCGTTTTCAACAAGCTTTTTCCGCCCGCTGATCAAGCGGATCGCGATGCCCTGCGGAAACGCCTGCTGCGGCGGACCAGCATCCTCGACGCCCTTCGCGACGAGACGCGGGCGTTCATGCGGCCGCTCGGGCAGCCGGACCGCGACAAGATGAACGAGTATCTGACCAGCGTTCGCGAAGTCGAACACACCATCCAGATCCGCGAGGAGCAGCTCCGCCGCGGCCCGCCTGCCGGGGACGCGGCCGCCCTGGCCCTCCAGGCCAGCCCTTCGAACAACATGGAAGAGCGGCGGGCGTACATCCGCTGCATGTTCGACCTCATCTACCTCGGTTTTGTCGCCGACACGACTCGCGTCGCGAGTTACGCTCTCACCGACGAGAAGCAAGGCGGCTTCACTGATTGGTCGGATTTGTGCGGCAGGGGTGGGCCGACGGACTGGCACCAAATTGTCCACCGGCATGCCGAACCGGAAATGTCTGCCACGAGGCAGACCCAAATCGACCGCTGGCTCGTCGAGCAATTCGCGTATCTGGTCGGCCGACTGAAATCCACCAGCGAGGGCGAAGGCACATTGCTCGATCGATGCATGCTCTTGTATGGCAGCGGGAACTCCCGCACCCATCTGCATCGCAATCTGCCTCTTGTGCTCGCGGGAGGCAATGCCTTCCATTTGAAGCACGGCCAGTATCTCACCTACGTCGTCAAGAATCGGCTCGAGGCCGCCGTCGTAGTATCAGAAGAAGTCAAAAAGAGCAGCTACGCGTTGCTCGAAGAGGGTTCGGCGCCGTTCGCCAACCTGTTCGTCACCATGGCCCGGCAGGCCGGCATCGACATTCCCGGTTTCGCCGACAGCACCGGCGTGATAACGGACCTGCTGGCATGA
- a CDS encoding PSD1 and planctomycete cytochrome C domain-containing protein: MSLIAALLLGFVSEATAAEPPTFERDVLPILNSHCLQCHGGLHRKAELDLRTISAALAGGKNGKVVTPGDPDASLLWKKIKTDEMPKNPIKVSAEQKEIIRRWIAAGTKSVQQASQFVVPNKPRSADEIAKLIDDEVDRRLAEGKIPASSQADDGEFLRRVRLDVIGRIPTRAEATAFLEDSSPDKRATLIDQLLARPEYGGYWARLWRDRVAVPIGAGEDLKGQYTANFQKWFAEEFNKNRPWDELVRAMITAESEDPPIAFIRQCMDDGQPRANKLAASAAQRFLGIQLQCAECHDHPFATWTQDEFWGLAAFFSRTAKVEPNPKKGENRKGIHDTEAGPPKTRFGLLPLELKDGGAVVIPTDAGPAAGKVVPAKFLGAEKVDLDPQAPPRPVLAEWMTSPKNAMFARATINRLWWQLFGRGLVEPVDSLDLENPATHPELLDSLAGELVAAKFDIKHLLRGMLLSRAYQRSHVALVENEQDKTLYSHATCKVLAPEAFWECLVLSTGGDPDKGAISGASGTTLGSRSSFLNLFDTDEMDGAPSDYTQGVPQVLTLLNDSAMHKQNRLVEQAVREKGEPDEIVTRLYVAVLSRRPREKELKVAREFIAERKGMMEAYQAVWWALVNSPEFAVIP; the protein is encoded by the coding sequence ATGTCCTTGATCGCGGCGTTGCTGCTCGGCTTTGTTAGCGAGGCAACCGCCGCGGAGCCGCCGACCTTCGAGCGCGATGTGCTGCCGATTCTGAATTCGCACTGCCTGCAATGTCATGGCGGGCTGCATCGCAAAGCGGAACTGGACTTGCGCACGATTTCCGCCGCGTTGGCTGGCGGCAAAAACGGCAAGGTTGTGACTCCGGGCGATCCGGACGCCAGCCTGCTGTGGAAGAAAATCAAAACGGATGAGATGCCCAAGAACCCGATCAAGGTTTCGGCCGAGCAGAAAGAGATCATCCGCCGCTGGATTGCCGCAGGGACGAAGTCAGTACAGCAGGCTAGTCAGTTTGTCGTGCCGAATAAGCCGCGTTCAGCGGACGAGATCGCCAAGCTCATCGACGACGAAGTCGATCGGCGATTGGCGGAAGGGAAGATTCCGGCATCGTCGCAAGCCGACGACGGCGAGTTTCTGCGGCGCGTCCGGCTCGATGTCATCGGTCGGATTCCGACGCGGGCTGAAGCGACTGCGTTTCTTGAGGACTCGTCGCCCGACAAACGTGCGACGCTGATCGATCAACTGCTCGCCCGGCCAGAGTACGGTGGATATTGGGCGCGGCTGTGGCGCGATCGCGTCGCCGTGCCGATCGGCGCCGGCGAGGATCTGAAGGGCCAATACACCGCGAACTTTCAAAAATGGTTCGCTGAAGAGTTCAACAAGAACCGGCCTTGGGACGAACTGGTTCGAGCGATGATCACGGCCGAGAGCGAAGACCCGCCCATCGCCTTCATCCGCCAGTGCATGGACGATGGCCAGCCCCGCGCGAACAAGTTGGCGGCCTCGGCCGCGCAGCGATTTCTCGGCATTCAATTGCAATGTGCCGAATGCCACGACCATCCCTTCGCGACCTGGACGCAGGACGAGTTCTGGGGGTTGGCAGCGTTCTTCAGCCGCACGGCCAAAGTGGAACCCAATCCCAAGAAAGGCGAGAACCGCAAAGGCATTCACGACACCGAAGCCGGTCCGCCCAAGACGCGGTTCGGCCTCTTGCCGTTGGAACTCAAGGACGGCGGCGCGGTCGTGATTCCCACGGATGCCGGTCCAGCGGCTGGCAAAGTCGTCCCCGCGAAATTTCTGGGAGCGGAAAAAGTTGATCTCGATCCGCAAGCGCCGCCTCGGCCCGTGCTGGCGGAGTGGATGACCTCGCCCAAGAACGCCATGTTTGCTCGCGCCACCATCAACCGATTATGGTGGCAACTCTTCGGTCGCGGCTTGGTCGAGCCGGTCGACTCGCTAGATCTTGAGAATCCAGCGACGCATCCCGAGTTGCTTGACTCACTGGCGGGCGAACTGGTGGCGGCGAAGTTCGACATCAAGCATCTGCTGCGTGGGATGCTGCTCAGCCGCGCGTATCAGCGATCGCATGTGGCGCTCGTTGAAAACGAACAGGACAAGACACTCTACAGCCACGCGACGTGTAAGGTCCTCGCGCCGGAAGCGTTTTGGGAATGCCTCGTGCTGTCCACCGGCGGCGATCCCGACAAGGGGGCGATCAGCGGAGCCTCAGGGACGACATTGGGGAGCCGCAGCAGTTTCTTGAATCTGTTCGACACCGACGAAATGGACGGCGCACCGAGCGACTACACGCAAGGCGTTCCTCAAGTGCTGACGCTGCTGAACGACTCGGCGATGCACAAGCAGAACCGGCTGGTGGAGCAAGCCGTGCGCGAAAAGGGAGAACCCGATGAGATCGTCACGCGGCTGTACGTCGCGGTGCTCAGCCGACGACCGCGCGAAAAAGAATTGAAGGTCGCTCGCGAGTTCATTGCCGAGCGGAAGGGAATGATGGAAGCCTACCAAGCGGTCTGGTGGGCGCTGGTGAATTCGCCGGAATTCGCGGTGATCCCGTAG
- a CDS encoding outer membrane protein assembly factor BamB family protein produces MKNIPVLLMLCLVLTVPTNTRADVQQPPSQAAPSWPCFHGPNGNFSATECGLTLVDDLRDAKLLWKSQEPTPPGAAQSPRYGNPGWHGISLGKFNPLKIPLADGGEVTSGGGVPLPGGGASSLLVADGRVYVSYFVPSGDLLDEAERAKREIGPGMWVPDYWRVAADDVVVCVDAARGKTLWKQVFKDNGLNWSDHKSIITNHTGAVFGGRVYVIGSTCRVYCLDDATGKLVWESDLGAEHTKLEQIKAKGLAGKKAFGGINRGHCNGCTFAAGVLVCPDFQGGLIGLDGVTGRKLWQVPKCLAHHATPTRWVHAGGESVLCGNVEGKVRCLDPLTGKERWTLETGRQETSLSIAGDVLLLNASNETMGPGDEKLVGRASGWKITSGGAKNLWEHTGDERVGFVSGGMSGLPVWKDRAFVRNKSGTTMLDVNSGKVLARFDGAKTDQESHGYCAEGRFFHEPDSQHGSIHDVLMLGTTADTFKPMGKPWNTPHYDATGYEMPISHAVVAGFLYLRGADGIYCWDLRKPTR; encoded by the coding sequence ATGAAGAACATCCCCGTACTCCTGATGCTCTGCCTAGTGCTGACTGTGCCGACCAACACTCGTGCCGACGTACAGCAGCCGCCTTCCCAGGCCGCTCCATCATGGCCGTGCTTTCACGGGCCGAACGGGAACTTCAGCGCCACCGAGTGCGGCTTGACGTTGGTCGATGACCTGCGGGATGCCAAGTTGCTGTGGAAGAGCCAGGAGCCGACGCCGCCCGGCGCCGCACAAAGCCCTCGGTATGGCAATCCGGGATGGCATGGAATCTCGCTGGGAAAATTCAACCCGCTCAAGATTCCGCTGGCCGATGGCGGCGAAGTCACGTCCGGCGGAGGTGTCCCGCTACCCGGTGGCGGAGCGAGCAGCCTGCTTGTCGCTGACGGCCGCGTGTACGTGAGTTACTTCGTTCCCAGCGGCGATTTGTTGGACGAGGCCGAGCGGGCGAAACGGGAAATCGGGCCTGGAATGTGGGTTCCGGATTATTGGCGAGTCGCGGCCGACGACGTGGTCGTGTGCGTGGATGCTGCTAGGGGTAAGACGCTGTGGAAGCAGGTGTTCAAGGACAATGGACTGAACTGGTCCGATCACAAGAGCATCATCACCAACCACACCGGAGCCGTGTTCGGTGGGCGCGTGTACGTGATCGGCTCGACCTGCCGCGTTTACTGCCTTGACGACGCGACCGGCAAACTCGTGTGGGAGAGCGACCTCGGCGCGGAACACACGAAGCTCGAACAGATCAAAGCCAAAGGCCTGGCTGGCAAGAAGGCTTTCGGCGGGATCAACCGCGGGCACTGCAACGGTTGCACGTTTGCAGCGGGTGTGCTGGTCTGTCCCGATTTCCAAGGCGGGCTGATCGGGCTCGACGGCGTGACCGGTAGGAAACTCTGGCAGGTGCCGAAGTGTCTCGCTCACCACGCCACGCCGACCCGTTGGGTTCACGCCGGCGGCGAATCGGTGCTCTGCGGCAACGTCGAGGGTAAGGTTCGCTGCCTCGACCCGCTCACTGGCAAAGAGCGTTGGACGCTCGAAACCGGCCGGCAGGAGACGTCCCTTTCAATCGCGGGCGACGTGCTGCTCCTGAACGCGAGCAACGAGACGATGGGGCCGGGCGACGAGAAACTTGTTGGCCGCGCCAGCGGGTGGAAGATCACCTCCGGCGGCGCGAAAAACCTCTGGGAACACACCGGTGATGAGAGGGTCGGGTTCGTCAGCGGCGGAATGAGCGGGCTACCCGTGTGGAAGGACCGGGCGTTCGTCCGCAATAAGTCTGGCACGACGATGCTTGACGTGAACAGCGGGAAGGTGCTGGCCCGATTCGACGGCGCGAAGACCGATCAGGAGAGCCACGGCTACTGTGCGGAGGGCCGCTTCTTCCACGAGCCAGACAGCCAGCACGGCAGCATCCACGACGTGCTCATGCTCGGCACCACGGCCGATACCTTCAAGCCGATGGGCAAACCCTGGAACACCCCGCACTATGACGCGACCGGATACGAGATGCCGATCAGCCACGCGGTCGTTGCGGGATTCCTTTACCTACGCGGGGCCGACGGCATCTATTGCTGGGACCTGCGCAAACCCACTCGTTAA
- a CDS encoding DUF1501 domain-containing protein, producing the protein MMPKFNLTRRETFRLAAAGVSAISCSGWLGSLAAQAAEVPKRKHKSCILLWMDGGPSQTDTFDPKPDAPQEYRGTFKTIATSVPGLQIAEGYSKVSQLMQHACVIRGMSTTEAAEHWRARIYMHTSYRPNFAGLSYPSFGSIVSSQRANESGLPNFVVTGKTMNDGGFAHIAGGGYLGPKHNGLILRNLSKGLENAAPPVDETEFAARLSLAEKLAASFQRTAPIPAVGAQRSAYQSAVELMRSPKSKVFDLTQEPSEVHDRYGKHEFGQGCLLARRLVEAGVPFVEVYLQDWDTHEQRRADMVRNELLPASDQAMHALITDLKDRGLLDDTLIIWMGEFGRTPKTHHASGARNHYDKAWSTAFFGGGAPGGAVIGRTDDKAAEVIDRPVSGPDFMATVLKLLGIDPHLELQAGNRPVRAAAPGGKPVKEITG; encoded by the coding sequence ATGATGCCTAAATTTAACCTCACCCGCCGTGAAACATTTCGACTTGCAGCGGCGGGCGTTTCGGCTATTTCTTGTTCGGGCTGGCTCGGTTCGCTCGCGGCGCAGGCGGCGGAGGTGCCCAAGCGGAAGCACAAGTCGTGCATCCTGCTCTGGATGGACGGCGGGCCGTCGCAGACCGACACGTTCGACCCCAAGCCCGACGCGCCGCAAGAATACCGAGGCACGTTCAAGACGATCGCGACCTCCGTCCCCGGACTGCAAATCGCCGAGGGCTATTCCAAAGTCTCGCAGCTCATGCAGCACGCCTGCGTGATTCGTGGCATGAGCACTACCGAAGCCGCCGAGCATTGGCGAGCTCGTATCTACATGCACACCAGCTACCGGCCGAATTTTGCGGGATTGAGTTACCCGTCCTTCGGTTCCATTGTGTCATCACAGCGTGCCAACGAGAGTGGTCTGCCAAACTTTGTCGTCACCGGCAAGACGATGAACGACGGTGGTTTTGCGCATATTGCTGGCGGCGGCTATCTCGGACCCAAGCACAATGGACTGATTCTGCGCAATCTGTCGAAGGGATTGGAGAACGCCGCGCCGCCGGTGGACGAAACGGAGTTCGCCGCTCGACTGTCGCTGGCCGAAAAGCTGGCGGCTAGCTTTCAGCGGACCGCGCCGATTCCCGCAGTGGGGGCACAGCGATCGGCCTATCAGAGCGCAGTGGAGCTGATGCGGTCGCCCAAGAGCAAAGTGTTCGACTTGACCCAGGAGCCCTCCGAAGTTCATGACCGTTACGGCAAGCACGAATTCGGCCAAGGCTGCTTGCTTGCGCGGCGGCTGGTGGAAGCGGGCGTGCCGTTCGTCGAAGTCTATTTACAGGACTGGGACACGCACGAGCAGCGGCGGGCCGACATGGTCCGCAACGAACTACTGCCGGCGAGCGATCAGGCGATGCATGCCTTGATCACCGACCTGAAAGACCGCGGGCTACTCGACGACACGCTGATCATCTGGATGGGTGAGTTCGGCCGCACGCCGAAGACGCACCACGCCAGCGGCGCGCGGAACCACTACGACAAGGCCTGGTCGACCGCCTTCTTCGGCGGCGGCGCTCCCGGCGGCGCGGTGATCGGCAGGACCGACGACAAGGCCGCCGAGGTAATCGACCGCCCTGTCTCCGGGCCCGACTTCATGGCCACCGTCCTGAAGCTGCTCGGCATCGACCCGCATTTGGAACTGCAAGCCGGCAACCGGCCCGTCCGCGCCGCGGCACCGGGCGGGAAGCCGGTGAAGGAGATCACCGGTTGA